One Ananas comosus cultivar F153 linkage group 1, ASM154086v1, whole genome shotgun sequence DNA window includes the following coding sequences:
- the LOC109718632 gene encoding protein IQ-DOMAIN 14-like, translated as MRQDLSQGSGRAAWSGSVSPRAFRPCSAPACRSRLASAPSLELSPRRPGRPSPPHAPPARHHRYCGPPQSAQADLGGSRIPEPPRSLWQRRRSASCDPADLRPNLAPLVPVVLPQSLRARQLPVPPLRSPAAAQTLAAEVGVARLPSSRRAAQQHGFPPPSSSAPSAAGSSPPRAPPRRAARADGNAHGTRAQLRRLDLLSRRARTAAPRRRTSTWPPDASDVPHPLSPAGAPQPSGRPARANPTPCTPVCYSALSSSPRLFSS; from the coding sequence ATGCGGCAAGATCTGAGCCAAGGATCTGGCCGAGCGGCCTGGTCGGGATCCGTCTCCCCTCGGGCCTTCCGGCCCTGCTCCGCCCCAGCATGTCGCTCGAGATTGGCAAGCGCACCCTCGCTGGAACTGTCCCCGCGCCGTCCCGGccggccgtcgccgccgcaCGCGCCGCCGGCCCGCCACCACCGCTACTGCGGCCCACCGCAGTCAGCCCAGGCCGACCTGGGTGGATCTCGGATCCCCGAGCCGCCGCGCTCTCTTTGGCAACGCCGCCGCTCCGCAAGCTGTGACCCCGCCGACCTCCGGCCCAACCTGGCGCCGCTCGTCCCCGTCGTCCTCCCGCAGTCACTCAGGGCACGCCAGCTGCCCGTCCCGCCGCTGAGGTcacctgcggccgcccagaccctTGCGGCCGAGGTCGGGGTCGCTCGGCTTCCAAGCAGCCGCCGGGCCGCGCAGCAACACGGGTTTCCACCGCCTTCGTCCTcggccccctccgccgccggtTCGTCGCCACCTCGCGCACCTCCTCGGCGCGCCGCCCGCGCCGACGGGAACGCCCATGGAACCCGAGCGCAATTGCGACGATTGGATCTCCTAagccgccgcgcccgaaccgccGCACCGCGCCGCCGCACAAGCACTTGGCCTCCGGACGCCTCCGACGTGCCGCACCCTCTATCCCCGGCAGGAGCGCCCCAGCCGTCCGGCCGGCCGGCCAGGGCCAACCCTACTCCCTGCACTCCCGTATGCTACTCTGCTCTGTCCTCGTCCCCGCGACTGTTTAGTTCCTAG